The sequence below is a genomic window from Labilithrix sp..
CAGTCGCTGCAGGAGAACCGCATGACCGAGTTCCGCAGCCGCTACCGCGAGCGCTGCGATCTCCTCCTCGTCGACGACATCCAGTTCCTCGCCTCGAAGACGCAGACGCAGGAGGAGTTCTTCCACGCGTTCAACGCGCTCCACCAGGCCGACAAGCAGATCATCGTCACGAGCGACAAGTACCCGCAGCAGCTCGAGCGGATGGAAGAGCGTCTCGTCTCGCGCTTCTCGTGGGGCCTCGTCGCCGACATCCAGGGCCCCGAGCTCGAGACGCGCGTCGCGATCCTCCGCAAGAAGGCGCAGATGGAGCAGATCGAGCTCGCCGACGAGGTGGTCCTCTACCTCGCGCAGACGATCCGCTCGAACGTCCGCGAGCTCGAAGGCACGCTCATCCGCCTCGCGGCGAAGTCGTCGCTGCAAGGGCGCGCGATCGACCTCGACTTCGCGCGGCAGGAGCTCGCCGCGACGTCGAGCGCGAAGCCGAACGAGGCGGGCGTCGACGACATCCAGCGCGTCGTCTGCCACCACTTCAAGCTCCGCACGTCGGACCTCCTCTCGAAGGACCGCCACAAGAGCATCGCCTTCGCGCGCCACGTCGCGATGTACCTCTGCAAGCAGCGCCTCAAGTGCAGCTTCCCGGAGCTGGGTCGCGCGTTCGGCAACCGCGATCACACGACCGTCATGAGCGCCGTGCGCAAGGTCGAGCACCTCCGCTCCACCGACCCGGAGGTCCGCGCACACCTCGAGGCCATCGAGCGAAAGCTCGGCACCGGCGACTGACACGCCGCGCGGCAGGTCGTGTCCTCTCGTGGAGAGGATCGCGCTACGATGGGTTCGTGCGCTTCGTCCGCGGCGTCGCGTTCGCGAGTGGGTGGATCCTCGTCGGGGGCGCTTGCGCGTTGCCGTCGATGGAGGAGTACGCGTCCGGGGGTGGGAACGCGGACACCGCGCGTGACGGCGCGCCGCCGGAGGGGCCCGGCGGGTCCGCGGCGACGGACGGCGGCGCACCCGACGACACGACGACGCCGAGCGCCGACGCGGACACGGGCGCGGACACGCCGGTCGTGAACCTGATGCCGCCCGCCGCGTCCTACTTCGAGGACCGGGAGAACGTCGACTGCGAGCCCGCCGGAGGCTACCGCTCGATCCGCTCCTCCGATCCGACCGCGCGCACCGGCGGTGGCTCGTGCCGCATCTGTCGCAGCTCCAGCAACGGGCTCTTCTCGATCGACACGCAGGTCATGCTCGACCCGCCGCTCGGCACGTACCGCGCGCGCGCGTGGGTACGGGTGCCGGACGGCATGACGCCGTTCGAGGTGGTCCTCGTCCTCCGCTCGCAGCGTGACGACTATTCGCAGATCGAGATCAAGGACGGCGCGCCGCGGATGCTGAGCACGGAGTGGCAGATGATCGAGGCCGACTTCGAGCTCACGAGGCCGGTGAAGCGCATGAACACGTACCTCTACGGCGAGCCGCGCAGCTCCGTCTCGCCGGCGTGTTTCCTCGTCGACGACTACGAGGTCTGGCACACGCCGTGAGGGCGGCTCAGATCGTGACCTTCCACGAGCTGCCGTCGCCGGCGTCGAACACCTCGACGCCGAGGTCGGCGAGCTCCTTTCGGATCGCGTCCGCGCGTGCGAAGTCCTTCGCCTTGCGCGCCTCCGCGCGCTCCCCGATCTTGGCGTCGATCTTCGCGGCGTCGAGCCCGCGGATGCGGAGGCGGCGCTCCTTCGTGCGCGCCCAGTAGTCCGCGGACGACGCCTGCATCAGGCCGAGCGGCGCCGTCGCCGCCTGGAGCGATTTCACCGCCGCCGCCGCGAGCTTCCGCACCGCCTCGTGCTTCGCCGGATCCTTCTTCATCTTCGGCGCCTGCATCGCGATCTCGTTCATCGCCTTGCCGAGGTCGGCGAGGACCGAGAGCGCGACCGGCGTGTTGAGGTCGCGGTCCAACGCTTCGAGGACCTTCTCCTTCGCTTCGGCGACGATCGCCTGCTGGCCCTGGAGCACGTTGCTCGCCTCGGGCTCCGCGTCGCCGGCGAGGGCGACCAGCGCATCACGTGTGGAATACAAGTAATCCATGCGCCGCTCGGCCTCGTCGAGGCCGGGGAACGTGACGCGGTCGCCGGCCTTGTCGACGTCGAACGAGAGCGGCCCGCGGTAGTGCGTGCCGAGGATGAAGTAGCGGTACGCCTCGGGATCGTTCTTCTCGAGGACGTCCTTGATCGTGACGAAGTTGCCGAGCGACTTCGCCATCTTCTCTTTGTCGATCTCGAGGAAGCCGCCGTGCATCCAGAAGCGCGCGAACGGCTTGCCGTTCGCGGCCTCGCTCTGCGCGACCTCGTTCTCGTGGTGGGGGAAGATGAGGTCCATCCCGCCGCCGTGGATGTCGATCTGCTCGCCGAGGACCTCGTTCGCCATCGCGGAGCACTCGATGTGCCACCCCGGGCGCCCGTGGCCCCACGGCGAGTCGAACCCGAAGGCGTCCTTCGCCTGGCCCTTCCAGAGCGCGAAGTCGAGCGGGTCCTTCTTCACCTCGTCCGCGTTCTCGGCGAGGCGCTCGCTCGCGCCGCTCCGGAGGTCGTCGACGTTGCGGCGCGAGAGCTTGCCGTACCCGTCGTAGCTGCGGACGGCGTAGTAGACGTCCTTGCCCACCGGCGTCTCGGCGACGTAGGCGTGGCTCTTGTCGATGAGCGTCTGCGTGATCTTCGCGATCCCGCCGATCGTCGTCGACACGCGCGGCATGTACGTCGGCTTCAGGCAGCCGATCGCGCGGAGGTGCTCGTCGGCGAGGTCGCCCATGCGCTTCGAGAGCGCGAGCGGATCTTCCCCGCGCTCCTTCGCGCGGTTCACGATCTTGTCGTCGACGTCGGTCACGTTCTGGCAGTGCTCGACCTCGAACCCGCGCGCGCGGAGGAAGCGGACCAGCACGTCGAACGTGGTGTACGTCCGGCCGTGTCCGGCGTGGGCGAGGTCGTAGACCGTGATGCCGCAGACGTAGAGCTTCACCTTGCCCGGGACGAGCGGCACGAAGTCTTCGACCTTCTGCGTGAGCGTGTTGTAGAGGCGCACCGGCATCGGAGGCCCAGTAATCTATGGCGCGGAGCGCAGGTTTGCTCGGAAAAGTGCTATTTCGGTGGCCCATGCGTTTCGCCGTCGTCGTCGCGTGGCTCGCGGTCGCGTGTGCTGGGCCGGCGGCGTCGTTCGACGGGACGACCTACCGCAAGGGCCCCGTCGCCTTCACGTTGCCGGCGGCGCCGGCGGGGTGGACGCGGCTCGACGTGAGCGACGCGAGCCTCGCGTGGCGCGACGACGTGAACCACGCGTCGATCCTCGTCAACGCGCGCTGCCGCGGCGCCGACCAGCGCACGCCGCTCGTCGCGCTCACGAACCAGCTCGTGATCGGCTCGACGGAGCGCGACTACGAGAGCCAGCAGCCGGAGCCGTTCGACGGACGCGAGGCGCTCCACACCGTGCTCCGCGCGAAGTGGGACGGCGTGCCGATGAAGGCCGACGTCTTCGTCCTCTCGAAGGACGGCTGCACCTACGACTTCGTCTACATCGGCGCGCCCGACCGCTTCGACGCCGGCGCCCCCGCCTTCGAGTCCTTCGTCCGCGCCTTCAGGACCCTGCCGGGATCGGGCCTCGTATGACGGAGCACGGGCCCCCGAAGCGGCCGTCACAGCGGTCGCGAAGCGACCCGAGCGCGCCGCGCGAGGGCCGTGTCGGGGGCGGGGGTGTCGGGAGCAGAGCCCCCGACGTTGAAAGAGGGCCGGACAGTCTCACGCGTGGGTTCTCGATTCCGCCGCCGCCGCCGGAGCCGACGTTCGCGGAGTATCACGCCGATCGCTGGAAGCACTTCATCGAGCACCTCGGCGAGGTCGCCGAGCTCACGGTCCGTACGACGCGCTCGATCTTCCGTCGGCCGTTCGAGATCGCCTCCACCATCCAGCAGATGGAGTCGCTCGGCGTCCGATCGATGGGGATCGTCACCGTGACCTCGGTGTTCATCGGCATGGTCATGACGATCCAGTTCGCCTTCGGCCTGAAGCGCTTCGGCGGGCTCGAGTACATCCCGCGCGTCGTCGTCCTCTCGTTCTGCCGCGAGCTCGCGCCCACGCTCACCGCGATCATCGTCGGCGGACGCATCGGCAGCGGCATGGCGGCCGAGGTCGGCGCGATGAACGTGACGGAGCAGGTCGACGCGATCCGCGCGCTCGGCGCCGACCCCGCGAAGAAGCTCGTGCTCCCGCGCATGCTCGCCGCGATCGTGGTGATGCCGATCTTGAGCGTCTACGCGCTCATGCTCGGCATCCTCGGCGGCATCCTCGTCTGCTGGTTCCAGTTCGACGTCACGCCGACGTTCTTCGTCACCTCGTCGCTCGAGGTGACGCGCATCTCGGACTTCTTCGTCGGCGTCCTCAAGACGCCGGTGTTCGGCTACATCATCGCGATCGTCGGCTGCCACTTCGGGCTGCGCACCAGCGGCGGCACCGAGGGCGTTGGCTCCTCGACGACGCGCACGGTGGTCGCGGTGTCGATCACGATCCTGATCGCCGACTTCGTCCTCACGAAGCTGTTCATGTTCTTCCAGGCTTCGTGAGCCGGTCAGGGCGTCGCGCAGCTCTTTCGCGCGCAGGTCTGGTACGCGGTGTACTTCACGTACGAGCCGGCGCGCGCGCGGTAGCAGGCGTTGCTGCACTCGGAGGTCGCGGCCGCGTCGGTGCCGGCCGCGGCGCAGTCGCGGAAGCAGTTCGAGAGCGCGGAGCACTCGGGATCGCCGAAGCACGCGGTCGCCTCGGAGCAGCAGCTGTTCCCGAGGCACTGCACGTAGGCGGAGGTCTCGGCCGAGCCGGCGCCGTCCAGCATCGCGCAGGTCGCCGGCTCGGCGTCGAGGCCGCACGCGAGCTTGGTCGACGCGCCCTCCGGCGCGCAGGTGTCGCCGATCGCCTTCGCGAGGAGCTCGCGCGTGATCGCGCCGAACGTCGCGTACATGCCGCCGTCGCGGCAGAGGCGGCCGGTCTGACCGAACGTGGTCGACGCGACGCCGTAGATGACGAGCTGGCCGTTCTCGCGGCGGAGGAGGGGACCGCCCGAGTCGCCGTGGCAGACCTGGACCTCGCCCTGCGTCGCGGGCGCGCCGACGTAGACCTCGTAGTCGTCCGAGAGCGGGACCTCGTAGCGCGCGCGGAGGGCGGCGAGCTGCTCCGGGGTGGGGTTCGCGCCGAACATGTTCTTCTGCGCCTCGACGTACGCGTCGGCGGTCGGAAACGCGGCCTTGGCCGGCGCGCCGGTCATCGCCCCGAGGCGCACCGTGCCCATCTTGCGCGTGCTCGAGGTGCCGATCGCGTCTTGCGTGCCGTAGCCGATCGCGATGAACGGCGCGCCGAGGTCCTCCGCGCGCGGCGGGTTCGGCGCGATCGGGAGCGGCTTCGCGATCGTCGCCGGCACCGCCTGCTTGAGGCGGTAGAGCGCGACGTCGGAGCCGAGGCCGGTGTAGCCGCCGCGGAAGAGCGGCGCGACCTCGACCGACTCCACCTCGATCGCGGCGATCGGACGGCGCGCGTTCGGGCCGAGGAGGAAGAACACGCGCCCCCGCTCCATGCGGTAGCCGGAGCCCTCGACGGTGGGCTTGTCCATCACGCAGTGCTTCGCGGTGAGGACGACGTCGGGCGCGATGAGCGCGCCGGTGCAGTTCGAGGAGGCGGTGTTGCTCCGGAACGCGAGCTGGCCGATCGAGTCGAACTCGGCGTTCAGCGCGTCGACGCCGCCTTGGATGTCGCTCTCGTTCGTGTCGATCGCCGTCTCCGCCTCCTCGGTCGCGGCGGTGCACGCAGCGGTGGAGACCGAGGCCAGGACTGCGAGGACGACGAACGCGGAACGAGCCAAGAGCACACCTCCGAAAAGGAAGGCGGTTCCTACTCTCGAAATCGCGCGGCGCAACGCCGGTGAGGGGATTGAGACGTTTGCACTTCTCGAGCAATTTCAGGGGGGATAGCGTGGGTCCGGATGATCGACGCGCGGGCCCGGAAGATCGCGTTCGCCCTGCTGGCGAGCCCCGTCGTCGTCGTCGCCGTCCTCTCGTTCGACGCGTCTCGCCGGCGCGCGGCCAGCCGCGCCCAGCAGCCCGCGGTCGACGCGCTCGCGGTGCGCCTCCCCACGAGCGACCTCGCGCTCTCCGGCGGAGCGCGCTGGCTCCGCGCGCCCTCGCTCGAAGAGCCGTCCGCGGCGTTCGCCGACGGCCCCGCGATCCCGGACCCCGATCCCGCCGGCGGCGCGATGGCGCCTCCCGTCGGCGCCTGGCCAGAGGCCCGCAAGTGAGCCGAGCGACGCGTCTCCGCGCGGGGGCGGGGCGATGAAGGTCTCGCTCCTCGCGTATGCGCTGGGTGCGCTCGGGCGGCGGAAGGCGCGATCGTTCGCGCTCGGCGGCGGGCTCGCGTTCGCGGTCGCGCTCATCGCCTCCGTGTTGTTCCTCACCGAGTCGCTGCGCGCGGAGGCGGATCGCGCGCGCGCGGCGCAGCCCGACGTCGTCGTGCAGAAGCTCGTCGGCGGACGGCCGTCGACGATCGGCGCGGCGGAGGCGGCGAAGCTCGGCGACATCCCTTCCGTGCGGAGCGCCGTGCCGCGCGTCTGGGGCTACGTGTTCCTGCCGGCGCTGCAGGGCAACGTCACGATCGTCGGGACGCCGAAGGGCGCGCCCGCGCTCTCGCAGTCGAACGGCGTCCTCGAGCACGGTCGCGACGTGACGCCGGGGCAGCACGAGATGATCGCGGGCGTCGACCTCGCGCACTTCCTCGGGATGTTGCCCGGCGACGAGCTCGGCCTGCCGTCGGCCGATCCGCGCGCGCACGCGATGAAGCTCGTCGGCACCTTCCGCTCGTCGCTCGATCTCTGGACCGCCGACGTCATCGTCTGCGACGAGGACGACGCGCGCGCGCTCCTCGGCGTGCCGGACGGAGAGGCGACCGACGTGGCGGTCACGCTCGCGAACCCGGCCGAGGCCCGCGTCGTCGCGCGCACGATCCTCGAGCGCATCCCGGCCGCGCGCGTGATCGAGAGGGACCTCCTCGAGCGCGTCTATCACCTCGCCTACGGCCGCCGCGCGGGCCTCGTGCTCGGCGCGTCGATCCCCGCCATCCTCGCGTTGCTCGTCCTCGCGTGGGATCGCGCGAGCGGCCTCGGCGCCGACGAGCGCCGCGAGATCGCGATCCTGAAGGCGGTCGGCTGGTCCACCGCGGACATCTTGTGGGCGAAGCTCTCGGAGTCGATCCTCGTCGGCGCGGCGGCGACCGCGCTCGGGCTCTTGCTCGGCTACGCCTGGGTTTACTGGCTCGGCGCGCCTGGGCTCCGGCCGGCGCTCGTGGGGTGGAGCGTGCTCTATCCGCGCTCGGCGCTGACGCCCGTGGTCGACGTCGCGGAGCTGCTCGGCGTGACGACTGCGATCCTCGGCCCGTTCGTGCTGCTGAGCATCGTGCCCGCGTGGCGCGCCGCGACCGCC
It includes:
- the dnaA gene encoding chromosomal replication initiator protein DnaA, which encodes MEMQHELLWNEAVAFTRAKSPASFEQWFSGVQFDGMTDGVVSLRARDEFVREWVDQHFLPTLVDYLRSQTGWSVQIAWSIGGDLERPVTGLGDESPTGSRMRPIMTSPISDEPPASRKAATAVKAPPLEGLNPKYTFANFVVGPSNQLAHAAAIGAAGGGGPRHNPLFLCGGTGLGKTHLVHAVAHRIRAERPQSRILYVSAEKFVNEFVQSLQENRMTEFRSRYRERCDLLLVDDIQFLASKTQTQEEFFHAFNALHQADKQIIVTSDKYPQQLERMEERLVSRFSWGLVADIQGPELETRVAILRKKAQMEQIELADEVVLYLAQTIRSNVRELEGTLIRLAAKSSLQGRAIDLDFARQELAATSSAKPNEAGVDDIQRVVCHHFKLRTSDLLSKDRHKSIAFARHVAMYLCKQRLKCSFPELGRAFGNRDHTTVMSAVRKVEHLRSTDPEVRAHLEAIERKLGTGD
- the cysS gene encoding cysteine--tRNA ligase; this encodes MPVRLYNTLTQKVEDFVPLVPGKVKLYVCGITVYDLAHAGHGRTYTTFDVLVRFLRARGFEVEHCQNVTDVDDKIVNRAKERGEDPLALSKRMGDLADEHLRAIGCLKPTYMPRVSTTIGGIAKITQTLIDKSHAYVAETPVGKDVYYAVRSYDGYGKLSRRNVDDLRSGASERLAENADEVKKDPLDFALWKGQAKDAFGFDSPWGHGRPGWHIECSAMANEVLGEQIDIHGGGMDLIFPHHENEVAQSEAANGKPFARFWMHGGFLEIDKEKMAKSLGNFVTIKDVLEKNDPEAYRYFILGTHYRGPLSFDVDKAGDRVTFPGLDEAERRMDYLYSTRDALVALAGDAEPEASNVLQGQQAIVAEAKEKVLEALDRDLNTPVALSVLADLGKAMNEIAMQAPKMKKDPAKHEAVRKLAAAAVKSLQAATAPLGLMQASSADYWARTKERRLRIRGLDAAKIDAKIGERAEARKAKDFARADAIRKELADLGVEVFDAGDGSSWKVTI
- a CDS encoding ABC transporter permease, which produces MTEHGPPKRPSQRSRSDPSAPREGRVGGGGVGSRAPDVERGPDSLTRGFSIPPPPPEPTFAEYHADRWKHFIEHLGEVAELTVRTTRSIFRRPFEIASTIQQMESLGVRSMGIVTVTSVFIGMVMTIQFAFGLKRFGGLEYIPRVVVLSFCRELAPTLTAIIVGGRIGSGMAAEVGAMNVTEQVDAIRALGADPAKKLVLPRMLAAIVVMPILSVYALMLGILGGILVCWFQFDVTPTFFVTSSLEVTRISDFFVGVLKTPVFGYIIAIVGCHFGLRTSGGTEGVGSSTTRTVVAVSITILIADFVLTKLFMFFQAS
- a CDS encoding trypsin-like serine protease, translating into MARSAFVVLAVLASVSTAACTAATEEAETAIDTNESDIQGGVDALNAEFDSIGQLAFRSNTASSNCTGALIAPDVVLTAKHCVMDKPTVEGSGYRMERGRVFFLLGPNARRPIAAIEVESVEVAPLFRGGYTGLGSDVALYRLKQAVPATIAKPLPIAPNPPRAEDLGAPFIAIGYGTQDAIGTSSTRKMGTVRLGAMTGAPAKAAFPTADAYVEAQKNMFGANPTPEQLAALRARYEVPLSDDYEVYVGAPATQGEVQVCHGDSGGPLLRRENGQLVIYGVASTTFGQTGRLCRDGGMYATFGAITRELLAKAIGDTCAPEGASTKLACGLDAEPATCAMLDGAGSAETSAYVQCLGNSCCSEATACFGDPECSALSNCFRDCAAAGTDAAATSECSNACYRARAGSYVKYTAYQTCARKSCATP
- a CDS encoding FtsX-like permease family protein → MKVSLLAYALGALGRRKARSFALGGGLAFAVALIASVLFLTESLRAEADRARAAQPDVVVQKLVGGRPSTIGAAEAAKLGDIPSVRSAVPRVWGYVFLPALQGNVTIVGTPKGAPALSQSNGVLEHGRDVTPGQHEMIAGVDLAHFLGMLPGDELGLPSADPRAHAMKLVGTFRSSLDLWTADVIVCDEDDARALLGVPDGEATDVAVTLANPAEARVVARTILERIPAARVIERDLLERVYHLAYGRRAGLVLGASIPAILALLVLAWDRASGLGADERREIAILKAVGWSTADILWAKLSESILVGAAATALGLLLGYAWVYWLGAPGLRPALVGWSVLYPRSALTPVVDVAELLGVTTAILGPFVLLSIVPAWRAATADPLESMRS